The segment ATGGCGGTGCAGGTGCCGCATTGGTAGCAGCGCTCCTCATTGCGCCGCACCTCATGGGCCACCCGCTGCACCTTGACGCCGGCCTCCTTGAGATACTTGATGCCGCGGCGGAAGTTCTTGGGGTGGCCTTTGAGCTCCATGACAATCAGCCCCTCCTTGCGAGGGGTGATGGTGGCCTTGAGGAGGTTGAATTCCAGGTCAAAGTCCTTGACCAGGCGGTAGATGATGGGTTTGTCCACCACCTCCTTGGAAAACCGCAAAATGAGCATTTCGGCGTGCATGATAGTTTCCTTGCCAGGGACGCCCGGGATGACTTCCAGCCCTGTATAAAGGGGCAACCTCAGCTGGCAGTTATTCATCTCTTCTGGGAGAGGGGGACAGGGATCACCGACCCCTGCCCCCTCTCCCAGACCCACTCCCCCAACCCCCTAATGATGGCGGCAGGGGAGTGTAAGCCTTGACGGCAATTACGAAACCTCCAACGAGCCTTACACCAGCCCGCCGAAACGGCGCTGCCAGGCGTGGGCCAGCTCCGGCAGGCTGATGTCTATGATTTTACTAGAATTAT is part of the Desulfobaccales bacterium genome and harbors:
- a CDS encoding NIL domain-containing protein, which gives rise to MHAEMLILRFSKEVVDKPIIYRLVKDFDLEFNLLKATITPRKEGLIVMELKGHPKNFRRGIKYLKEAGVKVQRVAHEVRRNEERCYQCGTCTAICPSGALYVERPEMSVAFDAAKCSACEMCCVVCPARAMEVRLNQKALER